The Trypanosoma brucei gambiense DAL972 chromosome 10, complete sequence genome has a segment encoding these proteins:
- a CDS encoding fructose-bisphosphate aldolase, glycosomal putative codes for MSKRVEVLLTQLPAYNRLKTPYEAELIETAKKMTAPGKGLLAADESTGSCSKRFAGIGLSNTAEHRRQYRALMLECEGFEQYISGVILHDETVYQKAKTGETFPQYLRRRGVVPGIKTDCGLEPLVEGAKGEQMTAGLDGYIKRAKKYYAMGCRFCKWRNVYKIQNGTVSEAVVRFNAETLARYAILSQLCGLVPIVEPEVMIDGTHDIETCQRVSQHVWSEVVSALHRHGVVWEGCLLKPNMVVPGAESGLKATAEQVAEYTVKTLARVIPPALPGVTFLSGGLSEVMASEYLNAMNNCPLPRPWKLTFSYARALQSSAIKAWGGKESGVEAGRRAFMHRAKMNSLAQLGKYNRADDDKDSQSLYVAGNTY; via the coding sequence ATGTCCAAGCGTGTTGAAGTTCTGCTTACCCAACTCCCTGCGTACAACCGCCTGAAGACGCCATATGAAGCGGAGCTGATTGAAACCGCCAAAAAGATGACCGCCCCCGGTAAGGGTCTCCTCGCCGCCGATGAGTCCACTGGTTCTTGCTCGAAGCGCTTTGCGGGCATCGGTCTCAGCAACACTGCAGAGCACCGCCGTCAGTACCGCGCTCTCATGCTGGAATGCGAAGGTTTCGAGCAGTACATCAGCGGTGTCATCCTGCACGATGAGACCGTGTATCAGAAAGCTAAGACCGGCGAAACATTCCCTCAGTACCTCCGTCGTCGTGGTGTGGTGCCTGGCATCAAAACCGATTGCGGTCTCGAGCCCCTCGTGGAGGGTGCCAAGGGCGAGCAGATGACTGCTGGTCTCGACGGTTACATCAAACGGGCCAAGAAATACTACGCTATGGGCTGCCGCTTCTGCAAGTGGCGCAACGTGTACAAGATCCAGAACGGCACCGTGTCTGAAGCTGTTGTTCGTTTCAACGCTGAAACACTCGCTCGCTACGCTATCCTCTCCCAACTCTGCGGTCTTGTCCCGATTGTGGAGCCTGAGGTGATGATCGATGGCACTCACGACATTGAGACTTGCCAACGCGTTTCGCAGCATGTGTGGTCGGAGGTGGTTTCTGCACTCCACCGCCACGGCGTTGTATGGGAGGGATGCCTGCTGAAGCCCAACATGGTCGTCCCTGGCGCTGAATCCGGCCTCAAGGCCACTGCGGAGCAGGTTGCCGAGTACACCGTCAAAACCCTCGCCCGTGTTATTCCCCCTGCGCTCCCCGGTGTGACGTTCCTATCAGGTGGCCTCAGTGAGGTTATGGCCTCCGAGTACCTCAACGCTATGAACAACTGCCCGTTACCACGCCCATGGAAACTGACCTTTTCATACGCCCGTGCACTTCAGTCCAGCGCCATAAAGGCGTGGGGTGGAAAGGAATCTGGTGTCGAAGCTGGCCGCCGTGCGTTCATGCACCGCGCAAAGATGAACTCACTTGCCCAACTCGGCAAGTACAACCGTGCTGATGACGACAAGGACTCGCAGTCTCTGTACGTTGCTGGCAACACATACTAA